A region from the Candidatus Goldiibacteriota bacterium HGW-Goldbacteria-1 genome encodes:
- a CDS encoding phosphoribosylglycinamide formyltransferase produces MIKIAVLVSGGGSNLQSLIDAVENGYIKNGKIELVISNKADAFGLKRAEKHGIKSLFVDPKGFKNPQEYDAHLAKMLNAASIGLVCLAGYMKILTKEFIDGFNKPIMNIHPALLPSFGGKGCYGIHVHEKVLEYGAKVTGCTVHFVDYGADTGPIILQEAVSVSADDTAETLQKKVLVYEHKLYKEAVKLFCEGRIKLEGRIVKISGDN; encoded by the coding sequence ATGATAAAAATAGCGGTACTTGTATCAGGAGGCGGAAGCAATCTGCAGTCGCTTATAGACGCGGTTGAAAACGGATATATAAAAAATGGAAAGATTGAACTTGTTATTTCCAATAAGGCGGATGCTTTCGGCTTAAAGCGGGCAGAAAAACACGGTATTAAGAGTTTGTTTGTGGATCCTAAAGGATTTAAAAATCCGCAGGAATATGACGCGCACCTTGCAAAGATGCTTAATGCAGCATCGATAGGCCTTGTATGCCTTGCCGGCTACATGAAGATACTTACAAAAGAATTTATAGACGGATTTAATAAACCCATAATGAATATTCACCCTGCGTTATTGCCGTCGTTTGGGGGGAAGGGGTGCTATGGGATTCACGTACACGAAAAAGTCCTTGAATACGGGGCGAAAGTAACAGGGTGCACGGTACACTTTGTGGATTACGGCGCGGATACAGGCCCCATAATACTGCAGGAAGCGGTAAGCGTATCCGCGGACGATACTGCCGAAACCCTTCAGAAAAAAGTGCTTGTCTATGAACACAAGCTTTATAAGGAAGCTGTGAAACTTTTCTGTGAAGGCAGAATAAAACTTGAAGGCCGTATTGTAAAAATATCGGGTGATAATTAA
- the purH gene encoding bifunctional phosphoribosylaminoimidazolecarboxamide formyltransferase/inosine monophosphate cyclohydrolase (involved in de novo purine biosynthesis), whose product MLNVKRALISVSDKTGIVEFAKELEKKGVEIISTGGTKKALLDAGIKAIDISDVTGFPEMLDGRVKTLHPKVHGGLLALRENAEHMATIEKHGIKTIDMVVVNLYPFKEVIKKPDIKIEEVIENIDIGGPSMVRSAAKNAQSVAVLTDSNDYPKILEEMNSGGIKPETLNYLRVKAYKTTADYDVYISNYLEKVLLNPQELPDKVLISADKKQVMRYGENPHQKAAYYVFPGVKDLGPAACEQLHGKELSFNNINDMDAAMNIAKTFDNPAAVIVKHANPCGVSEAADITTAYVQAFEADPLSAYGGICAMNRVCTKGIAERVDKMFMEVIVAPDYEPEALEILKKKKNIRIMKAAVQKPVFENAIRYMDIKKVTGGLLIQEPDLKNVTEAELKAVTKKTPTPQEIKDMLFSWKIVKLVKSNAIVVAKNGITLGIGPGQTNRVGALTIAVNNAGEKAKGAVLASDAYFPFRDNIDQAAKAGITAIIQPGGSIRDEDSIKACDEYGIAMMFTGVRHFRH is encoded by the coding sequence ATGCTTAATGTAAAACGCGCTTTAATAAGCGTATCTGACAAGACGGGAATTGTGGAATTTGCAAAAGAACTTGAAAAAAAAGGAGTGGAAATTATTTCCACCGGCGGTACTAAAAAAGCCCTGTTGGACGCGGGTATAAAAGCGATAGACATATCTGACGTGACCGGTTTTCCGGAAATGCTTGACGGAAGGGTAAAGACGCTTCACCCTAAAGTGCACGGCGGACTTCTGGCGCTGCGCGAAAACGCGGAGCATATGGCAACGATAGAAAAACACGGCATTAAAACCATAGATATGGTTGTGGTAAACCTGTATCCGTTTAAAGAGGTTATAAAGAAACCTGACATTAAGATAGAAGAAGTTATAGAAAACATAGACATCGGCGGCCCTTCAATGGTGCGCTCTGCCGCCAAAAATGCGCAGTCAGTGGCTGTGTTAACTGACAGTAATGACTATCCGAAAATTCTTGAAGAGATGAACAGCGGCGGAATAAAGCCGGAAACCTTAAATTACCTGCGTGTCAAGGCGTATAAGACAACAGCGGATTATGATGTGTATATTTCAAACTACCTTGAAAAAGTCCTTTTAAACCCTCAGGAATTACCCGATAAAGTGCTTATAAGCGCTGATAAAAAGCAGGTGATGCGCTACGGCGAAAACCCGCACCAGAAAGCGGCGTATTATGTGTTCCCGGGAGTAAAAGACTTAGGCCCTGCCGCGTGCGAACAGCTTCACGGCAAGGAACTATCCTTTAATAATATAAATGATATGGACGCGGCAATGAACATTGCGAAAACATTTGATAATCCGGCTGCGGTAATTGTTAAACACGCAAACCCGTGCGGAGTATCCGAAGCTGCGGATATTACAACGGCTTATGTGCAGGCATTTGAAGCTGACCCGCTTTCTGCTTATGGCGGCATCTGCGCTATGAACAGAGTCTGCACTAAAGGGATTGCGGAGCGGGTGGATAAAATGTTCATGGAAGTGATAGTGGCTCCGGATTACGAACCTGAAGCACTGGAGATATTAAAGAAAAAGAAAAATATCCGGATAATGAAAGCCGCGGTACAGAAGCCGGTTTTTGAAAATGCAATAAGGTATATGGATATTAAAAAAGTGACAGGCGGACTTTTAATACAGGAGCCTGACCTTAAAAATGTAACAGAGGCGGAATTAAAGGCTGTCACGAAAAAAACGCCGACACCGCAGGAAATAAAAGATATGTTATTCTCATGGAAAATAGTAAAACTGGTTAAATCCAACGCGATAGTGGTTGCCAAAAATGGAATTACGCTTGGCATTGGGCCCGGTCAGACTAACAGGGTAGGCGCGCTGACAATTGCGGTTAACAATGCGGGAGAAAAAGCGAAGGGCGCTGTTCTGGCTTCGGACGCATATTTTCCTTTCAGAGATAATATTGATCAGGCTGCAAAAGCCGGTATAACGGCAATTATTCAGCCGGGCGGTTCTATCCGTGATGAAGATTCAATTAAAGCGTGCGACGAATACGGCATAGCTATGATGTTTACCGGGGTAAGGCATTTCAGGCATTAA